In the Candidatus Bipolaricaulota bacterium genome, one interval contains:
- a CDS encoding 30S ribosomal protein S5 — MITNDEFENEIIDIRRVSKVTKGGRNLKFRVTIVIGDRKGHVGVGV; from the coding sequence TTGATCACAAACGACGAATTTGAGAACGAAATAATCGACATCAGGCGGGTGAGCAAGGTCACCAAGGGTGGTCGCAACCTGAAGTTCCGGGTGACGATCGTCATCGGCGACCGGAAGGGGCACGTCGGGGTCGGGGT
- the rplP gene encoding 50S ribosomal protein L16, which produces MPLLFPKRTKYRKMHRGRMKGKATRGNEVVFGEYGIQALAPAWITGQQIEACRTTIARKTHRDAKIWIRIFPDKSITKHPAEARMGKGKGAVDHWVAVVKPGTVMFEIAGVDEPQAKRLHELVSHKLPIPTRLKRKTILGGEA; this is translated from the coding sequence ATGCCACTTCTTTTCCCGAAGAGGACCAAGTACAGGAAGATGCACCGCGGCCGGATGAAAGGGAAGGCAACGCGGGGGAATGAGGTAGTCTTCGGCGAGTACGGGATTCAGGCGCTCGCTCCGGCGTGGATCACCGGTCAGCAGATCGAAGCGTGCCGGACCACGATCGCCCGCAAGACCCACCGTGACGCCAAGATCTGGATCCGGATCTTCCCGGACAAGTCGATCACCAAGCACCCGGCTGAAGCCCGTATGGGAAAAGGGAAGGGTGCCGTCGATCATTGGGTTGCGGTGGTGAAGCCGGGAACCGTCATGTTCGAGATTGCCGGGGTGGACGAGCCGCAGGCCAAGCGCCTCCACGAGCTCGTCAGCCATAAGCTTCCCATCCCTACCCGCCTGAAGCGGAAGACGATCCTGGGAGGAGAGGCATGA
- a CDS encoding type Z 30S ribosomal protein S14, with the protein MAKKALIVKSKREPKYKVRAYNRCSICGRPHGYIRDYGICRICFRKLAHKGEIPGVKKASW; encoded by the coding sequence ATGGCGAAGAAGGCGTTGATCGTAAAAAGCAAGCGGGAACCGAAGTACAAGGTGCGGGCCTACAATCGCTGCAGCATCTGCGGCCGGCCGCACGGGTACATCAGGGACTACGGGATCTGTCGGATCTGCTTCCGCAAGCTGGCGCACAAGGGAGAGATCCCGGGTGTGAAAAAGGCGAGTTGGTAG
- the rpsH gene encoding 30S ribosomal protein S8, with the protein MTIPYPIADMLTRIRNASEKLHPDVTMPHSKMKEAIARILAAEGYIEGYEVIEKDPQPELRIRLKYKGERKNVKRALTGVRLVSKPSRRVYASKDEIPQPLGGLGTCIVSTSQGILSGREARERGIGGEILCEVW; encoded by the coding sequence ATGACAATCCCGTATCCGATTGCCGACATGTTGACCCGAATCCGCAACGCGAGCGAGAAGCTCCACCCCGACGTTACGATGCCTCACTCGAAGATGAAGGAAGCGATCGCGCGCATACTCGCGGCGGAGGGGTACATCGAGGGCTACGAAGTGATCGAAAAGGATCCCCAGCCCGAGCTCCGTATCCGCCTGAAGTACAAGGGGGAGCGGAAGAACGTAAAACGGGCACTCACCGGGGTGCGGCTCGTGAGCAAGCCATCGCGGCGGGTGTACGCGAGCAAGGACGAAATTCCACAGCCGCTCGGTGGGTTAGGGACGTGCATCGTTTCCACCTCGCAAGGGATCCTCTCGGGGCGTGAGGCACGGGAACGCGGGATCGGCGGAGAGATCCTGTGCGAGGTGTGGTAG
- a CDS encoding 50S ribosomal protein L18 produces the protein MMARVDRKAERIKRHRRIRKRISGTADRPRLCVTKSLRHVYAQLIDDTAGRTLAAASTLDPELRDQVKGCNIPAATKVGELLAKRAKDLGIERVVFDRGGYPYHGVVAALADAARKGGLEF, from the coding sequence ATTATGGCAAGAGTTGATAGAAAAGCGGAGAGGATCAAGCGCCACCGGCGGATCCGCAAGCGAATCTCAGGGACGGCTGACCGTCCCCGTCTGTGCGTCACCAAGAGCCTGCGCCACGTGTACGCTCAACTGATCGACGACACAGCCGGAAGGACGCTGGCGGCCGCTTCAACCCTGGATCCTGAGCTGCGCGATCAGGTGAAGGGGTGCAACATTCCCGCTGCCACCAAGGTCGGGGAGCTGTTGGCCAAGCGCGCGAAGGACCTGGGGATCGAGCGGGTCGTGTTCGACCGCGGCGGCTATCCCTACCACGGAGTGGTGGCCGCCCTGGCCGATGCCGCACGCAAGGGAGGGTTGGAGTTTTGA
- the rpsQ gene encoding 30S ribosomal protein S17 produces MKKVKIGRVVSDKMDKTIVVRVEELRLHPRYRKHIRRHFKFYAHDPSGKAGIGDLVKIEESRPLSRLKRWRLVEIIEKAEA; encoded by the coding sequence ATGAAGAAGGTAAAGATCGGACGGGTAGTGAGCGACAAGATGGACAAGACGATCGTGGTGCGGGTGGAGGAGCTGCGGCTGCATCCGCGGTACCGCAAGCACATCCGCCGCCACTTCAAGTTCTATGCTCACGACCCGAGCGGAAAGGCCGGAATCGGGGACTTGGTGAAGATCGAGGAGTCACGTCCCTTGAGCCGGCTGAAGCGTTGGCGATTAGTGGAAATCATCGAGAAAGCGGAGGCGTAA
- the rplX gene encoding 50S ribosomal protein L24 — protein sequence MQKVRKGDRVKVIAGNDRGKVGKVLVVYPDKQRIIVENVHMITKHQRATEKLREPGIIQREGPIHISNVLPLCPGCGLPTRVGFTIVEGEKMRQCKHCGEIFR from the coding sequence ATGCAGAAGGTGCGCAAGGGAGACAGGGTGAAGGTGATCGCGGGCAACGACCGGGGAAAGGTCGGGAAGGTGCTCGTCGTCTATCCGGACAAGCAGAGGATCATCGTGGAGAACGTTCACATGATCACCAAGCACCAGCGCGCGACGGAGAAGCTGCGTGAGCCCGGGATCATTCAGCGGGAGGGGCCGATTCATATATCAAACGTCCTTCCCCTCTGCCCGGGATGCGGGCTTCCCACCCGGGTCGGGTTCACCATCGTGGAAGGGGAGAAGATGCGGCAGTGCAAGCACTGCGGGGAGATATTCAGGTAA
- the rplF gene encoding 50S ribosomal protein L6, giving the protein MSKVGKVPVKIPEGVKVTVKDATIVVEGPHGRLVQDYRPDRVEIKVADGVATVTRRQEGKEYRAFHGLYRSLLANMVHGVSQKWEKHLLIKGLGYRARLQGRKLTLDLGYSQPVEYELPEGIEAEVPNPNEVIIRGADKQQVGQVAAKIRAFRKPEPYKGKGIRYKDEIVLHKAGKLGGQGAG; this is encoded by the coding sequence ATGTCTAAGGTAGGAAAGGTTCCAGTTAAGATTCCGGAAGGGGTCAAGGTTACGGTCAAGGACGCGACGATCGTGGTCGAGGGTCCGCACGGCCGCCTGGTGCAGGATTACCGGCCCGACCGGGTGGAGATCAAGGTCGCCGACGGGGTGGCCACTGTGACCCGCCGTCAGGAGGGGAAAGAATACCGTGCGTTTCACGGGCTGTACCGCAGCCTGCTCGCGAACATGGTGCACGGGGTATCCCAGAAATGGGAGAAGCACCTCCTGATCAAGGGACTCGGGTACAGGGCCCGGCTGCAGGGGCGCAAGTTAACCCTCGACCTCGGCTACTCGCAGCCGGTGGAGTACGAGCTCCCGGAGGGGATCGAGGCCGAGGTGCCGAACCCGAACGAGGTCATCATCCGCGGCGCGGACAAGCAGCAGGTGGGCCAGGTGGCGGCGAAGATTCGGGCGTTCCGCAAGCCGGAGCCGTACAAGGGCAAGGGGATCCGGTATAAGGACGAGATTGTCCTGCACAAGGCGGGCAAACTCGGTGGCCAGGGTGCCGGCTAG
- the rplN gene encoding 50S ribosomal protein L14 has protein sequence MIQMQTMLKVADNSGAKQVRCINILGPSNRRRGEIGDIVVGSVRKRLPTSDIEKGQIVRGVIVRTRSAYRRKDGTYIRFDDNAIVLINNQGEPIGTRVFGPVARELRDKKMMRIISLAPEVL, from the coding sequence GTGATTCAGATGCAGACAATGCTCAAGGTGGCGGACAACTCCGGGGCGAAGCAGGTCCGCTGCATCAACATCCTCGGGCCGTCGAACCGCCGCCGCGGCGAGATCGGAGACATCGTGGTGGGCTCCGTGCGCAAGCGCCTCCCCACGAGCGACATCGAAAAGGGGCAGATCGTGCGCGGGGTGATCGTGCGCACCCGGAGCGCCTACCGCCGCAAGGACGGGACTTATATCCGGTTCGATGACAACGCGATCGTGCTCATCAACAACCAGGGTGAGCCGATCGGAACGCGCGTGTTCGGACCGGTGGCGCGTGAGCTGAGGGATAAGAAGATGATGCGGATCATCTCCCTCGCCCCTGAGGTCCTGTAG
- the rpmC gene encoding 50S ribosomal protein L29: MKAEELREMTLEELEQKEREFKRKLFNLRFQKATGELDNSAEIGKTRRDIARVLTIAREKRGERR, translated from the coding sequence ATGAAGGCGGAAGAGTTGCGCGAGATGACGTTGGAAGAGCTGGAACAGAAGGAGCGGGAGTTCAAGCGGAAGCTGTTCAACCTGCGCTTTCAGAAGGCGACCGGCGAGTTGGACAACTCAGCCGAGATCGGGAAGACCCGCCGGGACATCGCCCGCGTGCTCACCATCGCGCGCGAGAAGCGGGGTGAGAGAAGATGA
- the rplE gene encoding 50S ribosomal protein L5, which translates to MLLKERFEQEIIPQLMKELHLKNVMEVPRVEKVVVNMGIKEKDNPKVLEGAVKNLTKLAGQRPIVTKAKKSISDFRLTAGEPIGCKVTLRRDRAYEFLNKLFNVVLPGIRDFRGLSSSSFDGRGNYTLGVSEQLIFPEISYSEITTVQGMDITIVTTARNDQEGYALLKALGLPFKD; encoded by the coding sequence ATGCTGCTCAAAGAGAGATTTGAACAAGAGATCATACCGCAACTGATGAAGGAGCTCCATCTGAAGAACGTGATGGAGGTCCCGCGAGTGGAGAAGGTCGTCGTCAACATGGGGATCAAGGAGAAGGACAATCCCAAGGTCCTCGAGGGGGCGGTGAAGAACCTGACCAAGCTTGCCGGGCAGCGCCCGATCGTGACCAAGGCGAAGAAATCGATCTCCGACTTCCGCCTCACCGCCGGCGAGCCGATCGGGTGCAAGGTCACCCTGCGGCGGGACCGGGCGTACGAGTTCTTGAACAAGCTGTTCAACGTCGTCCTCCCCGGGATCAGGGATTTCCGCGGGCTGTCCAGTTCATCGTTCGATGGACGGGGGAACTACACTCTCGGGGTCTCCGAGCAGCTGATATTCCCCGAGATCTCCTACAGCGAGATCACCACGGTGCAGGGGATGGACATCACGATCGTGACCACGGCGCGGAACGATCAAGAAGGGTATGCCCTGTTGAAGGCCCTCGGCCTTCCATTCAAGGACTAG
- the rpsC gene encoding 30S ribosomal protein S3, producing the protein MGQKVHPIGFRVGITRKWVSNWYNPKLAPLYIAEDKKIRDLIFSRYRRAAVAEVNIERPKEDRVSIVIRSARPGILIGRGGSEIQELQTVLEQLTRKKVKISIQEIDRPDLEATLVAQDVAMQIEARIAPARAMKEVIRRVMGAGAEGVKIKVSGRLGGAEIARSITMMEGRVPLQTIRADIDYGFTEAHTKYGNIGVKAWVFRGEHAPKGQRGEDEVR; encoded by the coding sequence ATGGGGCAGAAGGTACATCCGATCGGCTTTCGGGTCGGGATCACCAGAAAATGGGTATCCAACTGGTATAATCCCAAGCTCGCCCCGCTCTACATCGCCGAGGACAAGAAGATCCGCGATCTGATCTTCTCCCGCTATCGCCGCGCCGCGGTCGCCGAAGTGAACATCGAGCGGCCGAAGGAGGATCGCGTATCGATCGTCATCCGCTCGGCGCGGCCGGGAATTCTGATCGGCCGAGGTGGAAGCGAGATACAGGAACTGCAGACGGTTCTGGAGCAGCTCACCCGGAAGAAGGTGAAGATCTCGATCCAGGAGATCGATCGGCCCGACCTGGAGGCGACCCTGGTCGCCCAGGACGTGGCGATGCAGATCGAGGCCCGGATCGCCCCGGCGCGGGCGATGAAGGAAGTGATCCGCCGGGTGATGGGGGCCGGGGCCGAGGGCGTGAAGATCAAGGTGAGCGGTAGGCTCGGCGGTGCGGAGATCGCCCGTTCGATCACGATGATGGAGGGACGGGTCCCGCTCCAGACGATCCGCGCCGACATCGATTACGGGTTCACCGAGGCCCATACCAAGTACGGAAACATCGGGGTTAAGGCCTGGGTCTTCCGGGGGGAGCACGCGCCCAAGGGACAGCGCGGAGAGGACGAGGTGAGATAG